In Arenicella xantha, the genomic window TCGTTGTTAACCTTTATCGGTGGCATGATTCTGCTACTCGTCACCAATTTAAAGCTAAGCGCGTTTGTATTGGCCGGCGTGCCTGTGGTGCTGTTGCCTATCATGTTGTTCGGCAGACGCGTACGTAACCTCTCGCGGCAAAGCCAAGAGTCAATCGCTGGCGTTGGCAGCTACGCTGGTGAAATAATCCAACAAATCAAAACCGTGCAAAGCTACACGCAAGAAGATAACGAAAAGCGCGCCTTTAACGCACACGTCGAAGGCGCATTTGCCGCAGCAAAGCGACGGATTCGTCAACGAGCACTGCTGATAGCTGTGGTGATATCGCTTATTTTTAGCGCTATTGCCGCCATGCTCTGGGTCGGCGGTAACGATGTAATCAGTGGTGCAATGTCTGCTGGTGAACTCGGAGCCTTTGTGTTCTACGCAATTATCGTGGCCGGCTCAGTCGCGACAATTTCCGAAGTAATTGGTGACGTACAACGAGCGGTTGGCGCCGCCGAACGGCTATTTGAGTTGCTGAGTATCAAAAGCCTCATTGTGGCCCCGGGCAAACCTCAGCCCGCCGCCCCGCTGGAAGCCGCTATTCACTTTGACCAGGTCAGTTTCTGTTACCCTTCGCGCCCCGATGAGGCCGCTCTCAGCGAACTCACTCTTGATATACCCGCTGGCCGTTCGCTAGCGCTAGTTGGACCTTCCGGGGCCGGTAAATCAACCTTATTTGAACTATTGCAGCGTTTTTACGACCCGAGTGCAGGTAAGATTTTGCTTGGCGGCCAGGACCTGAGAAGCTTTACTCCACAAGACCTTCGTGAGCAACTGGCGGTGGTGGCACAGACTCCAACGTTGTTCAGCGGTAGCGTGTTGCACAACATTCGATACGGCAACCCAAATGCTAGCGAAGCCGAAGTCATAGAAGCCGCCAAAGCAGCAAATGCGCACGACTTTATTGAACGATTACCAGAGGGTTATCAAAGCGACCTCGGTGAGCAAGGCGTGCGCCTTTCTGGAGGCCAAAAACAACGTGT contains:
- a CDS encoding ABC transporter transmembrane domain-containing protein, giving the protein MKNNTYTVLSKLAVFLSHYKATLVGAGLALMFTAGVTLAMGQGVKLLIDDGFVAGSPDKLNGAAIFIIGVAVLMSIGTYIRFYLVSWLGERVSADIRQAVFDHLLTLHPSYFEENRSGEIMSRLTTDTTLLETVIGSSASMALRSLLTFIGGMILLLVTNLKLSAFVLAGVPVVLLPIMLFGRRVRNLSRQSQESIAGVGSYAGEIIQQIKTVQSYTQEDNEKRAFNAHVEGAFAAAKRRIRQRALLIAVVISLIFSAIAAMLWVGGNDVISGAMSAGELGAFVFYAIIVAGSVATISEVIGDVQRAVGAAERLFELLSIKSLIVAPGKPQPAAPLEAAIHFDQVSFCYPSRPDEAALSELTLDIPAGRSLALVGPSGAGKSTLFELLQRFYDPSAGKILLGGQDLRSFTPQDLREQLAVVAQTPTLFSGSVLHNIRYGNPNASEAEVIEAAKAANAHDFIERLPEGYQSDLGEQGVRLSGGQKQRVAIARAILKNPRILLLDEATSALDAESEFRVQQALDNLMQGRTTIIIAHRLATIRNADQIAVMQDGNIAALGTHNELLDSSPLYKRLSELQFQENKTTQPSMDKTA